From the Salipiger sp. CCB-MM3 genome, the window GCCGCCATCGTCGATTGCCTCGCCATGCGGGACGGCGACGGCGCGGCGGCGGCGATGCGCTACCATCTGCAGCAGGCGAAGCGGCTCTTGGCGGAGTTTCTGCACGACGAGACCAAGCGGCCTGACCCCACTTAAGCCGCACTTACCTAGCCCTGTGGCGTCATCCCCGGGCGCGCCTTGAAACGCTTCAGCCCAAGCGCGCGCTCGCGCAGGATGATGGCGATGCCCGAGGCGATCACCACCGCCGAGCCAAGCAGCATCAGCGGCGTCGGCATCTCGCCAAAGACCACGTACCCGATGAGAATGGCAAAGAGGATCGACGCATAGTCGAACGGCGCCAGAAGCGCCGCCTCGGCGCCCTTATAGGCCGAGGTCAGGCAGATCTGCGCCACCCCGCCCAACAGCCCCGCGCCGATCAGCATGGCCGCCTCGGTCGGGCTTGGCATCACCCAGCCAAACGGCAGGGTCAGCAGCGACAGCCCCGTCGCGGTCAGCGAGAAATAGAACACGATGGCCGAGGTCTGTTCGCTCTGCACCATGCGGCGGATGTGGATCTGCACCAGCGCCCGCAGCACCGCCGCGGTCATCACAAAGCCGATCCCCCAAAGCACCGCCGGGCTCACCTCAGAGACGGTCAGCAGCGGCGCCATGACGATGGTCACGCCCAGCAAGCCGATAAGAACCGCCGAGGTGCGGAAAAGCCGGATCTTCTCGCCCAGAAGCAGCGCCGCGAAAAGCACGGTGAGCGGCGATGCGGCATAGCCGAGCGCAGTCACTTCGGGCAGCGGCAACAGCCCCAGCGCGGCGAAGGTACAGCCCATGGCGCCGACGCCGACAATGCCGCGCAGGAAATGCGCCATTGGGCTCGCGACCCGCAGCCCCGAGCCAAGATCTCCGCGCCACATCAGCCAGCCGAGGATCACCGGAATGGCGAAGAACGAGCGGAAGAACACCGCTTCGCCCGTGGGCACCTGCTCCGAGGCGGCCTTGATAAGTGCGGACATGATGACAAAGAGCACCACGGAGGTGAGTTTCAGCGCAATGCCGCGCAAGGGGGACATGAAGGACTCCGCGGCGACGCGCCGAAAGAATAAAATCCTGCGCAGACTGGCCACTGGCGCCCGGAAGGTCAACCTGCGGACGGGCCCGCAGACCCGTTTAGTACGGTCTTATCCACCGGTCTCGAGGCAATGGCGCCGGAACGCCCGCTTGAGCATGTCGAGTTCTGCCCGCAACAGCGACATCTCGGCCCGGAAGTCGCTGCCCAGAGCCTCGCCGGCGATCAGCGTGAAACTGTCGAGCATCTGGTCCGAGCCTGTTTCGCGGATCATGAAGGTCTGCACCCCGTCGCCCACCGCTTCGACCGGCACCGGCACATCCAGCGCCCATTGTCCGGGCGCGCCCATGGCGGCCAGCGTCACACCGCGCACCGCCGCCCCTTCGAGAGTGACCGAAATCTCGGGCTGGCCGTCCGCCGGACCGCTCAGCAGCCCCTGCCATATCCCCTCGCGAAAGCGCGTCTTGGTCAGCGTGTAGTCACTCATCTGCATCCCCGGCTCATAGTTCCGCCCGCGGGCGTCGGCTGAAGGTGAGGTCCCGCAGGATCACCTCGTTCATCTCCGGCCCTTCGAAGATCAGGTCAAGCCACATGGCATCGACCCGCTTCTCGTTCAGCCGCGTATAGGCAAGGTCGAACTCGACGTTGATCTCTTCGGCGTTCAGCGGCAGTTCCCGCACGACCTGCTCGGTGTTCGGCCCGTGACGGATGTTCAGCCGTGCAAAAAGCTCCAGCGGCTTTTCCATCTCGGCGATGGTCTCAACCCGGAGCAGATGCCGCCGGGTGAGCCCCTCGCAGGCCTCTTGCGGCAGGGTCACCGCCAGCGACAGATATGAGCCACGAAAGCGGAACACGTCGAGCCGCAGCCCGTAGGGCGCAAGATCGGATTCGCGCAGGTTGCGGATCTGGCGCAGCGTGATCTCTGAACGCGGACAATCGTGAAACAGCGTCGCCTCTTCGCCAAGCGGTGCCTTGCCGGGCACCGAGGCGATGCCGGGCTGCGGCAGCGGGCCGCGCCAAAGCTCGGGCCGCCATGCCCAGTCGGCATCCGCCGGGCGCGGAAAGCTCTGATTGCCGATCAGCGGCAGCGCCAGCCGTTCCTCGGCCACGTAAAGCAGCCTGTCGAGTTGCTGGCGCAGGCGGCGGGCCGCGCCGCGCAGGTTGCGCAATTCGGAAAGCGGCGTGTCCGGCGCGGCGGCGGCGGCCCGTGTCCAGCGGCGCAGAACGATCGCCTGCAGCGCGCGGCGCGCCAAGCGGCTGCTGGTCTTCTCGCTCATCTGCCCTGTCCCATAGCGTCGCGTCTCCTTGGCCCCGGTGCCGGGGCAACTGCCCGCGTTGTTATGGCAAATCCCGAAGATCGAATAAACGGGGGCGCTGCGCGTGACCGGCTCAGCGTTGCGCGGTCGCCTCGGGGCTGAGCGCGGCGATCCGGGCGCGCACGGCCCGCAACATCCCCGCGCCGTCCGAACCAGCCAAGGCGCTGCCCTTCGGCGCATAAAGCGCGAGGATCACCAGGCGACCGTTCTGATGGAAAGCCCCGCGCCAGTAACGCGGATCACCCGCGTCGAGCATCCGGTTGCCGCCTGCCGCAAGATGCACCAGCGACAGACCGTCCCGCACGCCGCCACCAGAAATCTCTGACTGGCCCGCCTCGGCGGCCATGACCTCGGGCGATGGCAGGCGGCGCCCGGCGCCCGCCGGGCCGATGGTCACCGTCAGCATCATCGGCTCGACCACCGCGCCTTCGCCGCCGCTCAGGATCTGGCACGAGGCAAGCAGCGCAAAGCCCTGCCCTGCCCGCCGCTCGAGCGTGACCGGGTCGATGCAATAGCCTTCGGGCCCCGCAACAACGATGGCGCCGCCCTCGAACTGCGCCTGCCGGAGCGGCGTCGGCGGGGTGCCGAGCTGCCCTTCGCAGGCAGCCAGAAGACCCGCCGCCAATATCAGCACAGAGGATCGCCAGCGCCGGGCGCGGGGTTTTGCGGGGCTCAAAATCATCCCCTTGGGTTAGCGAAGCCCCTGCGAGTGCACAAGAATGAAAGCCCGGAGTTCACCTTCACGTCACGCGCCCGGGAATTGACAGAATCCGCCGCGCGCTGGAAACTTGGCAAAAATCGGACAACCAAAGTGTTTCGCTCGACCATTTTTCCAATCAGAGCCGCGATATTGGGCTCGCTCACCGACAATGACGCGCCGCGGCATAGATCGCGGCACGGGTCACAGCGATGAGCTATCGCCCCTTCGTCATGCTGACCGCTACCGCCCGCCGCCCCGAGCTTTGGCGTCTTGCCCTTGGGATTTGCGTCGCGATCGCGGTGAGCTTTGTGCTGGGCCAGATGCTCTTTGCCATCGTCACGCTTTTCCTGCCGCCGGGCAGCGACAGCGCGCTGGCCGATGCGATCCGCCGCGCCGATGCGCCAGCGGGAATGCTTTTGCTGCTGGCCTCGATGGTCACCATGGGCGTCGGGGCAATCGCCGCGGCGCGGGCGCTGCACGGGCGCAGCGCGATCACTCTTATCGGCCCGCCGCCCGTGGCGCTTCATCAGTTCATCCGTGTCGGGCTGGCGGCGGGCGCGGCGGCGCTGGTCGCGGCGGCGGTCACCATCTGGGCACAGAGCACGCCATTGAACCCGGGGCTCGCGCCGCTGCGCTGGCTGGCGCTGCTGCCGCTGACGCTTCCGGCGATCCTGTTGCAGACCGCCAGCGAGGAATTGTTCTTTCGCGGCTACCTGCAAACCCAGCTTGCCGCGCGGCTGCCGCAGCCTTGGGTCTGGCTCTGCCTACCTTCGGCGCTTTTCGCGCTGGGGCACTACGCGCCCGGAACCTATGGCAGCGCGGCGATCTATGTGGCGCTCTGGGCCTTTCTCTTTGGCCTTGCCGCCGCCGATCTGACGGCGCGCTCGGGCACGCTGGGTCCGGCGATGGCGCTGCATTTTGCCAACAATCTTGTGGCACTGGCGCTGGTTGCGCCCGAAGGGCAGATGTCGGGCCTTGCGCTGATGCGCTGGCCGTTTGCGCTGGATGACACCGCGATGCTGATGCGGATGCTGCCGCTTGATCTGATCACCCTGCTGATCACCTGGCTTGCGGCGCGGTTGGCGCTGCGCCGCTGAAGCCCCGGCTCCCCCCGACCAGCGTGGAAAGCAGGCCGTGATTGCATTTCCCTTGCCGCTTGCTTAAGTCAGCGCCAACCCAAAGCCCCTGACGCCGCAGGGCACGCTCGGAAAACAAGGGCAGCACCGCAATGAACTGGATCACCAACTACGTCCGTCCCCGGATCAACTCGATCTTCTCGCGCCGCGAGGTCCCCGACAATCTGTGGACCAAATGCGATTCCTGCGGGACGATGCTGTTTCACCGCGAGGTGACGGACAATCTCGGCGTCTGCACCAACTGCAGCCACCACATGAACATCACCCCGCGCGCGCGCTTCGACGCGCTGTTCGATGGCGGTGTGTTCAACGAGGTCGCCGTGCCCGAGCCGATCGCCGATCCGCTGCAGTTCCGTGATCAGAAGAAATACCCCGACCGGATGAAGGCCGCACAGCGCTCGACCGGCGAGAAGGACGCGATGCTTGTCGCCTCCGGCGAGATCAACCGTACCCCGGTGGTGGCCTGCGCGCAGGACTTCACTTTCATGGGCGGCTCCATGGGCATGTATGTCGGCAACGCCATCGTCGCCGCAGCCGAGGAAGCGGTGAAGCTCAAGCGCCCGCTGATCCTGTTCTCTGCCGCCGGTGGCGCGCGGATGCAGGAAGGCATCCTGTCGCTGATGCAGATGCCGCGCTCGACCGTGGCGATCCAGATGCTGCGCGAGGCGGGCCTGCCTTATATCGTCGTGCTGACCCATCCGACCACAGGCGGCGTCACCGCCTCTTACGCGATGCTGGGCGACGTGCAGATCTCCGAGCCGGGCGCATTGATCTGCTTCGCCGGTCCGCGGGTGATCGAGCAGACCATCCGTGAAAAGCTGCCCGAGGGCTTCCAGCGCGCCGAGTACCTGCTCGAGCACGGCATGCTCGACCGGGTGACCGACCGCCGCGAACTGCGCGGCGAGCTGACCACCATCCTGCGCATGCTGATGGGCATGCCGCCCGCCGTCGCGGGTGATCTGCCCTCGCCCGCTGCCGACGCGCCTGCCGAAGCCGCGCCCAAGGCAGAGGCCAAAGCTGACAAGAAGAAGAAATCCGCCAAGTGACCAGCGTGAGCAGCGCCGCCAGTTCCGACGCCATCCTCGACCGGATGATGTCGCTGCATCCCAAGATCATCGACCTCACGCTCGACCGCGTCTGGCGGCTGCTCGAGGCGCTGGACCATCCCGAGCGCGCCCTGCCTCCGGTGATCCACCTTGCCGGAACCAACGGCAAGGGCTCCACGCAGGCGATGATCCGCGCCGGGCTGGAGGCGCAGGGCAAGCGCGTGCACGCCTATGTCTCGCCGCATCTCGTGCGGTTCCACGAGCGTATCCGGCTGGCGGGTGAGTTGATCTCCGAAGACGCGCTGAGCGCCGTGCTCGACGAATGCTGGGAGAAGAACCAGCGCGCGCAGATCACCTATTTCGAGATCACCACTTGCGCCGCGCTGCTGGCATTCGCCCGCACGCCCGCGGATTACACGCTGCTGGAGACCGGCCTTGGCGGGCGGCTCGACGCCACCAATGTGGTGGAAAAGCCCGCGCTGACGATCCTCACGCCGATCTCGCTCGACCACCAGCAGTACCTCGGCGAGACCCTTGCCGAGATCGCCGGTGAGAAAGCCGGTATCCTCAAGCGCGGCGTGCCCTGCGTCGTCGGCCCGCAGCCCGAGGAAGCGATGGAGGTGATCGAGGCCCGCGCCGCAAAGCTCGGCGTGCCGCTGCTGGCGCACGGCCAGCACTGGCATGTGACCGAGGAACGCGGGCGGCTGGTCTATCAGGACGAGACCGGTCTTCTGGACCTGCCGCTGCCGAACCTGCCCGGACGCCATCAGCTGGCCAACGCCGGCGCGGCGCTGGCGGCACTGCGCCACCTCGGGTTCGGCGAAGAGGCCTGCGAGGCCGCCGTCACCTCGGCGGATTGGCCCGCGCGAATGCAGCGCCTCACCCATGGCCCGCTGCTGAAAGCGGCACCACTGGCCGAGCTCTGGCTCGACGGCGGGCACAACCCGGCGGCTGGCGAGGCTCTGGCCGAGCACCTGACGCGGATGCCGCGGCGGCCCACGCATCTGATCTGCGGCATGCTGAACACCAAGGATGTGGGCGGTTACCTGCGTCCGCTGGCGCGCGTTGCCGACAGTCTCACCGCCGTGTCGATCCCCGACGCCCCGGCGACGCTGGAGGCCGAAGAGACCGCACGCGCCGCACGCGCCTCCGGGCTGCGCGCCCATGCCGCTGCGGATGTGCCCGCTGCCCTTGCTGCGATCACCGCCGAAGAGCCCCGCGCGCGCATCCTGATCTGCGGATCTCTCTACCTCGCGGGCACGGTTCTGCGCGAAAACGGCTGACGTAGAGGCACCATTGGTGGTGGTGCGAGAAAAATGGACTCTTAGGGTTCGTTTAACCAACTATATCTTGACGGATTGTTTCCCGCTCCCCTAGGATTAGGGTACAAGGTTTAGCTTCACCACAATCTGCGCGGTGCGAGCGACGGGACAGACAGAGCGTTACGGGACGGCGCTGATCCAAGCCAGCGCTACAGGGACAGGATTGGCGGCATCGACCATCTGATGCGGCTTACCACCGACACCTCTGCCTTGCCCACGGCCCCTTACTTGGGCCGGAAGTGGAATTTCTATCGCAGGCAGAAGACTTTATAAAACGAGCAGTATTGAAGGGTCCTTCGGGACCCTTCTTTTTGCGTTGTGCTAGGAAGCGACCGGTCCGCGCGCCTCAGTCGATCGGCTTGCCCCAGTCCGCATCCTGCATCTCGCGCAGGCGGCTTGCGGTGCGCTCGAACTCGAACGCGCCCGCGCCCTCCACATAGAGGCTCTCGGGCTCGTCCACCGCGCTGACGATCAGTTTCACCTTGGCCTCATAGAGCGCATCGATCAGCGTGACGAAGCGTTTCGCTTCATTGAAATTGCCGCGCCCGAGCCGCGGGATGTCCTCGATCACCAGCACCCGCACCGCATCCGCCAGCGCAAGATAATCCGCCGGGCCAAGCGGCTGGCCGCAGAGATCGTAGAAGCGCGCGCGTGCGACGCCGTTCCAATAGCGCGGCAGTTCGACCTTGCGGGTCTTGATGTGCAGCGTCAGCGCCTCTTCGTTGCCGTGGGTCAGCTCATGCCAGACGCGGTCGATCTCGGCGCGGGTCTCGGGGGTGACGGGGCAGAAATAGACCTGCGCCCCCTTCAGCCGGTCCTGCCGGTGGTCTTTCTCGGAGGCAAGCTCGCGCACCTCGAGCCGCGCTTTGATCAGCTTGATGAACGGCAGGAAGAGTTGCCGGTTGAGCCCGTCCTTGTAAAGATCATCGGGCACCCGGTTCGAGGTGGTCACCACCACCGTCCCCGCCGCGAAAAGCTGCTCGAACAGCCGACCCACCAGCATCGCATCGGCAATGTCGGTGATCTGCATCTCGTCGAAGGCCAGAACCTTCACCGCGTCCGAGACCTTCTTGGCCATCGGCACCACCGGATCCTCGACCCCCTGCTCGCGCAGGCGGTGCAGCTCGCTCTGCATCTCCTGCATGAAGGCATGGAAGTGCACCCGGCGCACCGGCACATGCAGGCTGTCGACGAAGAGGTCCATCAGCATCGACTTGCCGCGTCCGACCCCGCCCCAAAGGTAGAGCCCCTTGGGCGGCTCCGGCTCCTTGCGGCGGAACAGCGATTTCTTCACCGGCTTGGCAAGCTCGGCACGGATGCGCTCGAAGTGCGGCAACGCCTCTTCCTGCGCCGGGTCGCGCAGAAGGTGGCCATCCGCCACACGCTCGTCGTAGAGGTCCATCAGCGTGGTCATAGAAGCGCCATAGCGCGCCGCAGCACGATTGTGTAGAGGCCGCGAAACCCTGCCAACCCATTGCCCACACATCAGGCAACGTGATGCCACAAATCACGAAAGCCGAATTGACCCTGCGTTCAAATGCCGCGAGGGTGCCGCGGTGCAGCAGGAGCCTCCCCACATGACCCGCACCCCTCTTTTCACGCCCGTCCTCGTGGTGGGCTGCCTGATCATTCTGATCTCTTTCGCGATCCGCGCCAGCTTTGGCGTGTTCCAGATCCCGATCGCCGAAGAGTTCCACTGGCCGCGCGCCGAGTTCTCGCTGGCCATCGCCATCCAGAACCTTGCATGGGGCATCGGCCAGCCGATCTTTGGCGCGCTGGCCGAGAAGATCGGCGACCGTAAGGCCATCGTCATGGGCGCGGTGATCTATGCCGCGGGCCTCGTGCTGTCGAGCTTTGCGGTCAGCCCGCTGCAGCATCAGATGTACGAAGTGCTGGTGGGCTTTGGCGTCGCGGGCACCGGCTTTGGCGTGATCCTCGCCGTTGTGGGTCGCGCCTCCTCGGATGACAACCGCTCGATGAGCCTTGCCATCGCCACCGCGGCAGGCAGCGCCGGGCAGATCTTTGGCGCGCCGGTTGCGGAATGGATGCTCAGCATGATGAGCTGGCAGGAAGTGTTCCTCGTGTTCACCGCCGCGATCCTTGCGGTGCTGCTGTTCCTGCCGCTGATGCGCGCGCCCGCGGCAAGCAAGGCCGAGATCGAAGAGAGCATGGGCACCATCCTGAACCGTGCGTTCCGCGACCCCTCGTTCTCGCTGATCTTCCTCGGCTTCTTCTCCTGCGGCTATCAGCTGGCCTTCGTCACCGCGCATTTCCCGGCCTTCGTCACCGAGCTCTGCAGCCCGATCGCCGCCGGAAGCGTGCTGCACAACATCGGGGTGACCACCACCTCGGCGCTCGGCGCGGTGTCGATCGCGGTGATCGGCGTGGCCAATGTGGGCGGCACGCTGCTGGCCGGTTGGGCGGGCAAGCGCTGGCCGCGCAAGTATCTGCTGGCGATGATCTACACCGGGCGGACCATCGTCGCGGCGCTGTTCATCATGCTGCCCATCACCCCGGTCAGCGTTCTGGTCTTCTCGGTCGTCATGGGCGCGCTGTGGCTGGCCACCGTGCCGCTGACCTCGGGCCTCGTCGCGCATCTCTACGGGCTGCGCTACATGGGCACGCTCTACGGCATCGTCTTCTTCAGCCACCAGCTTGGCGGCTTCCTCGGCGTCTGGCTGGGCGGGCGGATGTACGACATCTACGGCGACTACACGCTGGTGTGGTGGATCGGCGTCGGTGTCGGCGCGCTGAGCGCGGTGCTGCATCTGCCGGTGCGCGAGAGCCCGCGTCTTGCGGCGACGCAGCCGGCCTAAGCCCCAAGCAAACGCCGAAGCGGGCCGCTCAGGCCCGCTTCATCGCCGCATCATGATCGGCCATAAGTGCCGCCAGTTCACGCGCATGCGTGTGCGGCAAGCCATGCCATGCGTCGGGAATAATGTCCTGCTCGACCCGCGGGTTCCACGCGTCGAGCTGTTCAACCGCCCCCGCACGCACCATCCGGTCCTGCGCCCCCCAGATCGCCATCACCGGCACGCTCAGCTTCGCGATACGCTGGTGCACCGCTTCCTGCGGCTCCTGCAGACAGCCGCGCAGGCTCGACAGGACCGAGCGTATGAAGCCGCGCCGCTTGAGCTCATCAAGGTGCAACTGGTCGATCTCGGGCACTTCGCTGCGATTGTCAGAGCCCTCGATCACGTTCTGCCGGTGCGCCTTGGGAAACACCATGTGGAACAGCCAGCTGCCGCAGATCGGGTGCTGCAGCGTCCAGTCGACCATCGAGGAGAGATCCGATTCGATGCCCGCAGGCGCGACCAGCACCAGACGCGACACGCGCTTGGGGTTCTCGGCGGTGAAGGCCGACGCCACCACCGCGCCAAGCGAATAGCCCAGCATGGTCATCGGCCCCTTGAGGTCGAGCACGGCCAGAAGCTCTTCGAGCTGCTGCATCAGGAAGGCCGGGGTCTGCGCTCCGCGCGGACGGTCGGAAAAGCCGCGTCCGTAAAGATCGTAGATCAGCACGCGCTTGCCCTGCGCCACCAGATGCCGGGTCAGCGCGTGGAACACCGCCGATGGCGCGGTCAGCCCGTGAATGCACACAACCAGCGGCCCATCCTCGGGCCCCTGCAACTGATAATGCGTCCGGCCATGGCTGAGACGGACGCATTTGCCCGGCGCCTGCGAGCGGCGCAGATCAGTGAGCGGTCGGCGGCGAAGCTCGGCGACGACCGGCAAAGCGGCGATGACGGGAATCGCCGCGGCGATAACGCCAAGGGTGTAGCTCATGCGGCATCGCGCTCCGGCAAGAGCCCGTGGCCGACCAGACAGGCCGCAAAGCCTTCGGGTCCACGGAACGGATGCACCTGCCAGCCGCGCGCGGCGGCGGCGGCGATATTGTCGTCGCGATCATCGGTGAACAGCAGCTGCTCGGGTGCAACGCCGGTCTCAGCCTCGAGCCTTGCGTAGATCTCGGCATCGGGCTTGGTCACGCCCATGTAGCCCGAGATGAACCGCTGATCGAACTCCGACAGGAAGGGATAGACCTTCTGCGCCACCTCGAAGGTGCCGATGCCGAAATTGCTCAAGGCAAAGACCGTGACGCCACGGGCGCGCAGCGTCCGCAGGATCTCGACAGAGCGCGGAATCGCCGGGCTCGCAAGCTCGATCCAATTGTCGTGCCAATGGCGGATCTCGTCCCGCCACCGGGGGTGGCGCTCGGCGAGGGCATAGACTTCGTCGTGAAAGTCATGCCCTGCGTCGACGCGCTCGTTCATCTCGTGCAGATCCACCTCAGAGAACATGGCGCGGCGCCTGTCCTCTCCCATGAGGCGATCAAAATATCGTTCTGGCTGCCATTCGATCAGCACATTGCCGATGTCGAAGACGACGGCTTGGATAGTCATTTCCTAGTCCCCTGCAGCGCGTACCTCGCGCTCTAGCGAATTTAGGAAACGGCTTCGGTCGTTCTTTGTAAAGCTTTTGACTTTCCCGCCTGAGTAGAATGGATCCGAAGCGCGGATATCTTGCATCAGGTCACGCATCGCCAACTGCGCACCGATGTTGCCGGAGGTGAAAATCTCGCCATCCGGGCGTAGCACCCGCGCGCCGCCCTCGATGCAGCGCGCCGCCAGAGGAATGTCATTGGTGACAACGACATCGCCCTTGCCTGCACGCTCGGCGATCCATTTGTCGGCCTCATCCGGTCCGGCAGAGACGGTGACCACCTGCACCAGCGGGTTGCGCGATGGACGCAACCCGCCATTGGCCACGAGCACCATCGGCAGGCGATGGCGGGTCGCCACGCGCTCGGCCTCTTCCTTCACAGGACAGGCATCGGCGTCGATATAGAGCGTCACCCCAGCAGCGCCTCGGCATGGAAGGCGACATGCTCTTCCATGAAGGACGAGACGAAGAAGTAGCTGTGGTCATAGCCCTTCTGAATGCGGAAGCTGCCCTCCTGCCGCCTCAGAGCCATCGCCTCGGCCAGCGCCTCGGGCTTCAGCAGATGCAGGAACTGGTCATCGCCGCCCTGATCGATCAGCACCGGCCCGTCAAAGCCGGTCCCGCGCATCAACAGGGTCGAATCATGCTTGGCCCATGCACTCTCGTCCTCGCCGAGATAGGCGCCCAGCTGCTTGCGGCCCCAGTCGCTCTGCGTCGGGTTGGCGATCGGCGCGAAGGCGGACACCGAGCGGAAGCGCCCAGGCAGGTTCATCGCCAGCGTCAGTGCGCCATGGCCGCCCATCGAGTGCCCGGTGATGCCCTGCCGCTCCATATCCAGCGCGAACTCGGAGCCGATCAGCGCGGGCAGTTCCTCGGCCACGTAGTCCCACATGCGGAAATGCGGCGCCCAGGGGTCTTGGGTGGCGTTGACGTAAAAGCCCGCGCCCTGCCCCAGATCATAGGCCTCGTCATTGGCCACGCCCTCGCCGCGCGGCGAGGTGTCGGGGAAGACGAGCGCGATGCCCGCCTCGGCGGCCCAGGCCTGCGCCCCGGCCTTGGTCATGGCGTTCTCATGGGTGCAGGTAAGGCCCGAAAGGTACCACAGCACCGGCACCTCCATGTCCTTGGCCAGTTCGGGCAGGAACAGCCCGAAGGTCATGTCGCAGCCGCAAGCCTCGGACGCATGGGTATAGACGCCCTGCGTGCCGCCGAAGCAGCGGTTTTCAGATTTGGTTTCCATGGCGGTACTCCTGTTTGACGCAAGGGCTACCGTGCCGGGCGTCGCTGGCGCAAGGCCGACGAACGTGGCGCAGGCGGCACTGCGTGCTCAGGGATGCACCCAGGCGATCACCGCGCTGACGGTGAGGATGCTGGCGGCTGTGGAAATCAGGATCGCCGCCGAGACCCGCTGCGGCGCGATGCCGTAATGCTGGGCGAGGATAAAGACATTGCCCGCCACCGGTAGCGCCGAGGCCGAGACCATCACCGCCGCCTGATAGGGGGTGACCGGAAAGACGAAATAGGCCGCCAGCGCCACAAAGCCCGGATGCAGCACCAGCTTGCAAAAGCTGATCCAGCCCGCCACCGCCAGCCGCTCGGCGCTCTTGGTGGCCAGCGAGGCCCCGATGGCGAACAGGGCACCCGGCGTAGCGGCATTGCCCAGCGTGGTGAGGAAGGATTCCACCGGCGCGGGCATCGGCAGGCCGCTGGCCGAGACCGCCAGCCCCGCCACGATCGACACGATCATCGGGTTGTTGATTAGCCCGCGCGCCACCGTGCCCAGCAAGGCCGGCGACAGCCCGCCGCCGCGCGCCCCCGACACGAGGATCACCAGCAGCGAAGAGAACACGATCAGATCGACCGACAGCATCAGGATGATCG encodes:
- a CDS encoding DMT family transporter, with translation MSPLRGIALKLTSVVLFVIMSALIKAASEQVPTGEAVFFRSFFAIPVILGWLMWRGDLGSGLRVASPMAHFLRGIVGVGAMGCTFAALGLLPLPEVTALGYAASPLTVLFAALLLGEKIRLFRTSAVLIGLLGVTIVMAPLLTVSEVSPAVLWGIGFVMTAAVLRALVQIHIRRMVQSEQTSAIVFYFSLTATGLSLLTLPFGWVMPSPTEAAMLIGAGLLGGVAQICLTSAYKGAEAALLAPFDYASILFAILIGYVVFGEMPTPLMLLGSAVVIASGIAIILRERALGLKRFKARPGMTPQG
- a CDS encoding DUF6478 family protein, translated to MSEKTSSRLARRALQAIVLRRWTRAAAAAPDTPLSELRNLRGAARRLRQQLDRLLYVAEERLALPLIGNQSFPRPADADWAWRPELWRGPLPQPGIASVPGKAPLGEEATLFHDCPRSEITLRQIRNLRESDLAPYGLRLDVFRFRGSYLSLAVTLPQEACEGLTRRHLLRVETIAEMEKPLELFARLNIRHGPNTEQVVRELPLNAEEINVEFDLAYTRLNEKRVDAMWLDLIFEGPEMNEVILRDLTFSRRPRAEL
- a CDS encoding dihydroxy-acid dehydratase, with the protein product MLILAAGLLAACEGQLGTPPTPLRQAQFEGGAIVVAGPEGYCIDPVTLERRAGQGFALLASCQILSGGEGAVVEPMMLTVTIGPAGAGRRLPSPEVMAAEAGQSEISGGGVRDGLSLVHLAAGGNRMLDAGDPRYWRGAFHQNGRLVILALYAPKGSALAGSDGAGMLRAVRARIAALSPEATAQR
- a CDS encoding CPBP family intramembrane glutamic endopeptidase; translated protein: MSYRPFVMLTATARRPELWRLALGICVAIAVSFVLGQMLFAIVTLFLPPGSDSALADAIRRADAPAGMLLLLASMVTMGVGAIAAARALHGRSAITLIGPPPVALHQFIRVGLAAGAAALVAAAVTIWAQSTPLNPGLAPLRWLALLPLTLPAILLQTASEELFFRGYLQTQLAARLPQPWVWLCLPSALFALGHYAPGTYGSAAIYVALWAFLFGLAAADLTARSGTLGPAMALHFANNLVALALVAPEGQMSGLALMRWPFALDDTAMLMRMLPLDLITLLITWLAARLALRR
- the accD gene encoding acetyl-CoA carboxylase, carboxyltransferase subunit beta, translating into MNWITNYVRPRINSIFSRREVPDNLWTKCDSCGTMLFHREVTDNLGVCTNCSHHMNITPRARFDALFDGGVFNEVAVPEPIADPLQFRDQKKYPDRMKAAQRSTGEKDAMLVASGEINRTPVVACAQDFTFMGGSMGMYVGNAIVAAAEEAVKLKRPLILFSAAGGARMQEGILSLMQMPRSTVAIQMLREAGLPYIVVLTHPTTGGVTASYAMLGDVQISEPGALICFAGPRVIEQTIREKLPEGFQRAEYLLEHGMLDRVTDRRELRGELTTILRMLMGMPPAVAGDLPSPAADAPAEAAPKAEAKADKKKKSAK
- a CDS encoding bifunctional folylpolyglutamate synthase/dihydrofolate synthase, producing the protein MMSLHPKIIDLTLDRVWRLLEALDHPERALPPVIHLAGTNGKGSTQAMIRAGLEAQGKRVHAYVSPHLVRFHERIRLAGELISEDALSAVLDECWEKNQRAQITYFEITTCAALLAFARTPADYTLLETGLGGRLDATNVVEKPALTILTPISLDHQQYLGETLAEIAGEKAGILKRGVPCVVGPQPEEAMEVIEARAAKLGVPLLAHGQHWHVTEERGRLVYQDETGLLDLPLPNLPGRHQLANAGAALAALRHLGFGEEACEAAVTSADWPARMQRLTHGPLLKAAPLAELWLDGGHNPAAGEALAEHLTRMPRRPTHLICGMLNTKDVGGYLRPLARVADSLTAVSIPDAPATLEAEETARAARASGLRAHAAADVPAALAAITAEEPRARILICGSLYLAGTVLRENG
- the zapE gene encoding cell division protein ZapE, which gives rise to MTTLMDLYDERVADGHLLRDPAQEEALPHFERIRAELAKPVKKSLFRRKEPEPPKGLYLWGGVGRGKSMLMDLFVDSLHVPVRRVHFHAFMQEMQSELHRLREQGVEDPVVPMAKKVSDAVKVLAFDEMQITDIADAMLVGRLFEQLFAAGTVVVTTSNRVPDDLYKDGLNRQLFLPFIKLIKARLEVRELASEKDHRQDRLKGAQVYFCPVTPETRAEIDRVWHELTHGNEEALTLHIKTRKVELPRYWNGVARARFYDLCGQPLGPADYLALADAVRVLVIEDIPRLGRGNFNEAKRFVTLIDALYEAKVKLIVSAVDEPESLYVEGAGAFEFERTASRLREMQDADWGKPID
- a CDS encoding MFS transporter → MTRTPLFTPVLVVGCLIILISFAIRASFGVFQIPIAEEFHWPRAEFSLAIAIQNLAWGIGQPIFGALAEKIGDRKAIVMGAVIYAAGLVLSSFAVSPLQHQMYEVLVGFGVAGTGFGVILAVVGRASSDDNRSMSLAIATAAGSAGQIFGAPVAEWMLSMMSWQEVFLVFTAAILAVLLFLPLMRAPAASKAEIEESMGTILNRAFRDPSFSLIFLGFFSCGYQLAFVTAHFPAFVTELCSPIAAGSVLHNIGVTTTSALGAVSIAVIGVANVGGTLLAGWAGKRWPRKYLLAMIYTGRTIVAALFIMLPITPVSVLVFSVVMGALWLATVPLTSGLVAHLYGLRYMGTLYGIVFFSHQLGGFLGVWLGGRMYDIYGDYTLVWWIGVGVGALSAVLHLPVRESPRLAATQPA